A section of the Candidatus Dormiibacterota bacterium genome encodes:
- the pyrR gene encoding bifunctional pyr operon transcriptional regulator/uracil phosphoribosyltransferase PyrR produces MNETKSLSVLDADKIDRTLTRIAHEIVERHREVGRLVLVGIRTRGVPLARRLQGKVQGIEGKELPLGILDINLYRDDITSVGPSAILKETIIHFPIDERRVILVDDVLFTGRTVRAALDGLMDFGRPKSIELAVLVDRGHRELPIRADYVGKNVPTSLDEMVQVLLKEEDGRDEVLLVKRPEKKASRKGPGREPARAAR; encoded by the coding sequence GTGAACGAGACGAAGAGCCTGAGCGTCCTGGACGCCGACAAGATCGACCGCACCCTGACCCGCATCGCGCACGAGATCGTCGAGCGCCACCGCGAAGTCGGGCGACTGGTGCTCGTCGGTATCCGCACGCGCGGCGTTCCCCTGGCCCGCAGGCTCCAGGGGAAGGTGCAGGGGATCGAAGGGAAGGAGCTCCCCCTCGGGATCCTGGACATCAATCTCTACCGCGACGACATCACCTCGGTGGGGCCTTCCGCGATCCTCAAGGAGACGATCATCCACTTCCCGATCGACGAGCGGCGGGTCATCCTGGTCGATGACGTGCTGTTCACCGGACGGACGGTGCGCGCGGCGCTCGACGGTCTGATGGACTTCGGCCGGCCGAAGAGCATCGAGCTGGCGGTCCTGGTCGACCGGGGACACCGCGAGCTGCCGATCCGGGCCGACTATGTCGGCAAGAACGTCCCGACGAGTCTCGACGAGATGGTGCAGGTCCTCCTGAAGGAGGAGGACGGCCGCGACGAGGTCCTGCTTGTGAAACGGCCGGAGAAGAAGGCGAGCCGCAAGGGCCCGGGCCGGGAGCCGGCGCGGGCGGCGAGGTGA